One genomic segment of Labeo rohita strain BAU-BD-2019 chromosome 14, IGBB_LRoh.1.0, whole genome shotgun sequence includes these proteins:
- the slc25a48 gene encoding solute carrier family 25 member 48 has translation MTVFHLDDFVAGWIGGASSVIVGHPLDTVKTRLQAGKGYRNTLHCVVTIYKKENVTGFFKGLSFPLASITLYNSVVFGFFSNTQRLISRYRYGDGRHPCSMLDLTVASMLTGLVSVGVGAPVDLVKIRLQMQTQPVLAENFNLAGNGSVPLRSMGIQSQSLYRGPLHCISTVLQNEGIQGLYRGAGAMILRDIPGYTLYFVPYTLFCNWLNPDGNGTPHPCCIWLAGGLAGSLSWVTATPADVVKSRLQADAMQPRKYKGILHCIMQSYKTEGIHVFFRGATVNAIRGFPMCATMFLGYELSLQFFRSF, from the exons ATGACAGTTTTTCATTTGGATGATTTTGTAGCTGGATGGATTGGAG GAGCATCCAGTGTGATTGTGGGACATCCGCTTGACACAGTCAAG actCGTTTACAAGCTGGCAAAGGATACAGGAACACCCTGCACTGTGTTGTAACAATctacaaaaaggaaaat GTTACAGGTTTTTTCAAAGGACTGTCCTTTCCATTGGCCAGCATCACCCTCTATAACTCAGTGGTATTTGGCTTCTTCAGCAACACGCAGCGCCTCATTAGCAGATATCGTTATGGTGACGGCAGACACCCATGCAGCATGCTCGACTTGACTGTAGCAAGCATGTTGACTGGTCTGGTTTCAGTGGGGGTGGGCGCCCCTGTTGACCTAGTCAAAATTAGACTGCAGATGCAAACCCAGCCTGTTCTTGCAG AGAACTTTAACCTGGCTGGGAATGGGAGTGTCCCTCTCCGGTCCATGGGAATTCAGTCCCAGTCACTTTACAGGGGGCCACTGCATTGCATTAGTACTGTCTTGCAGAACGAGGGCATTCAAGGGCTCTACAGAGGTGCGGGAGCCATGATTTTGAGGGATATACCTGGTTACACCCTGTACTTTGTACCATACACGCTATTCTGTAACTGGCTGAATCCTGATGGCAATGGCACCCCCCATCCCTGCTGCATATGGCTAGCGGGAGGTTTAGCAG GATCCCTATCATGGGTCACCGCCACACCGGCAGATGTGGTGAAAAGCCGGTTGCAGGCGGATGCCATGCAGCCCAGGAAATACAAGGGCATTCTGCACTGCATCATGCAAAGTTACAAGACGGAGGGAATACAT GTTTTCTTTCGTGGAGCGACTGTCAATGCAATCAGAGGATTTCCAATGTGTGCAACCATGTTTCTTGGTTACGAGCTTTCCCTCCAGTTTTTCCGTAGTTTCTAA